From a single Nicotiana tabacum cultivar K326 chromosome 8, ASM71507v2, whole genome shotgun sequence genomic region:
- the LOC107790948 gene encoding uncharacterized protein LOC107790948 isoform X2, with protein sequence MMAGNPTNWWSMLMNGNNMHQQSEHISSSSSSSSHFYGASNSSLADNSNQDFPARSLSQLLLSGFSGDEEKFGISPFHQGGNSEDQNLNSVHIPSPSNFRVNPNIDDVKPELGQLYDYHHHVQNEFQASLQEKLELSTDFTKHAAYTCRPLANSWSQHQDMPSPASSCITTGLLNHNVLNFSSNKNKGELKHQHPDNSSECNSTSSGGISKKARVQHSSAQPSLKVRKEKLGDRITALHQLVSPFGKTDTASVLSEAIGYVRFLQGQIQALSSPYLGNPSGSMGHISQQSFLDRSCLKRRSAI encoded by the exons ATGATGGCTGGAAACCCTACTAATTGGTGGAGTATGCTAATGAATGGAAATAATATGCATCAACAATCTGAGCAtatttcttcttcgtcttcttcttcttcgcatTTTTACGGAGCTTCTAATTCTTCTTTAGCTGATAATTCAAACCAAGATTTCCCAGCTCGCTCATTGAGCCAACTACTTCT GAGTGGATTTTCTGGTGATGAAGAAAAGTTTGGTATTAGTCCTTTTCATCAAGGAGGAAATTCAGAAGACCAAAATTTGAATTCAGTTCATATTCCATCACCTTCTAATTTTAGGGTTAATCCTAATATTGATGATGTAAAGCCAGAGCTTGGCCAATTATACGACTATCATCATCATGTCCAAAATGAATTTCAAGCATCACTACAAGAAAAACTGGAATTATCAACGGATTTTACCAAACACGCCGCATACACGTGTCGACCTCTTGCTAATTCTTGGTCTCAACATCAAGATATGCCATCACCAGCTAGCTCTTGTATTACAACAGGTTTATTAAACCATAATGTTTTGAACTTTTCCAGTAATAAAAACAAGGGGGAACTCAAGCATCAACATCCAGACAATTCATCTGAg TGTAACAGCACAAGCAGTGGTGGAATAAGTAAAAAAGCTAGGGTTCAGCATTCTTCAGCCCAACCTTCTCTAAAG GTAAGAAAGGAGAAGCTAGGGGATAGAATAACAGCACTTCACCAACTTGTTTCTCCATTTGGAAAG ACTGATACAGCCTCCGTCTTGTCAGAAGCTATTGGCTACGTCAGATTCCTTCAGGGTCAAATTCAG GCATTAAGCTCTCCATACTTGGGGAATCCATCAGGAAGCATGGGTCACATTTCCCAACAATCA TTTTTGGATCGTAGTTGCCTGAAAAGGAGGTCCGCCATATAA
- the LOC107790948 gene encoding uncharacterized protein LOC107790948 isoform X1 — MMAGNPTNWWSMLMNGNNMHQQSEHISSSSSSSSHFYGASNSSLADNSNQDFPARSLSQLLLSGFSGDEEKFGISPFHQGGNSEDQNLNSVHIPSPSNFRVNPNIDDVKPELGQLYDYHHHVQNEFQASLQEKLELSTDFTKHAAYTCRPLANSWSQHQDMPSPASSCITTGLLNHNVLNFSSNKNKGELKHQHPDNSSECNSTSSGGISKKARVQHSSAQPSLKVRKEKLGDRITALHQLVSPFGKTDTASVLSEAIGYVRFLQGQIQALSSPYLGNPSGSMGHISQQSDSQHKTKDLRSRGLCLVPISCMQNVGSDTGADYWAPALGGSGF; from the exons ATGATGGCTGGAAACCCTACTAATTGGTGGAGTATGCTAATGAATGGAAATAATATGCATCAACAATCTGAGCAtatttcttcttcgtcttcttcttcttcgcatTTTTACGGAGCTTCTAATTCTTCTTTAGCTGATAATTCAAACCAAGATTTCCCAGCTCGCTCATTGAGCCAACTACTTCT GAGTGGATTTTCTGGTGATGAAGAAAAGTTTGGTATTAGTCCTTTTCATCAAGGAGGAAATTCAGAAGACCAAAATTTGAATTCAGTTCATATTCCATCACCTTCTAATTTTAGGGTTAATCCTAATATTGATGATGTAAAGCCAGAGCTTGGCCAATTATACGACTATCATCATCATGTCCAAAATGAATTTCAAGCATCACTACAAGAAAAACTGGAATTATCAACGGATTTTACCAAACACGCCGCATACACGTGTCGACCTCTTGCTAATTCTTGGTCTCAACATCAAGATATGCCATCACCAGCTAGCTCTTGTATTACAACAGGTTTATTAAACCATAATGTTTTGAACTTTTCCAGTAATAAAAACAAGGGGGAACTCAAGCATCAACATCCAGACAATTCATCTGAg TGTAACAGCACAAGCAGTGGTGGAATAAGTAAAAAAGCTAGGGTTCAGCATTCTTCAGCCCAACCTTCTCTAAAG GTAAGAAAGGAGAAGCTAGGGGATAGAATAACAGCACTTCACCAACTTGTTTCTCCATTTGGAAAG ACTGATACAGCCTCCGTCTTGTCAGAAGCTATTGGCTACGTCAGATTCCTTCAGGGTCAAATTCAG GCATTAAGCTCTCCATACTTGGGGAATCCATCAGGAAGCATGGGTCACATTTCCCAACAATCA GATTCTCAACACAAAACAAAGGATTTAAGGAGTAGAGGGTTGTGCTTGGTTCCTATTTCTTGCATGCAAAATGTAGGAAGCGACACGGGCGCCGATTACTGGGCTCCAGCTCTAGGTGGATCAGGATTTTGA